The following coding sequences lie in one Pseudomonas svalbardensis genomic window:
- a CDS encoding GGDEF domain-containing response regulator, whose product METWLPHPHNRPKLLIVDDQPINIRVLHELFREDCDVFMATNGEQAITVCQTQLPDLILLDVVMEGVDGHEVCRRLKADPATQDIPIIFITAQQQESDEVLGLELGAVDFISKPINPIIVRARVRTHLTLKLQNDLLRSMALMDGLTGVANRRKFDEDILADWRQCFREQKPLSLIMVDVDFFKRYNDQYGHQAGDSCLKSVAQALSETVRRPAFFKVVVASTV is encoded by the coding sequence ATGGAAACCTGGTTACCACATCCCCATAACCGTCCCAAACTCCTCATTGTCGACGACCAACCGATTAATATTCGGGTACTCCATGAGTTGTTTCGTGAGGACTGTGATGTGTTCATGGCCACCAACGGTGAGCAGGCGATCACGGTATGCCAGACCCAACTACCCGACCTGATTCTGCTGGACGTGGTCATGGAGGGTGTGGACGGGCATGAAGTATGCCGTCGACTCAAGGCTGACCCTGCGACCCAGGACATCCCCATCATCTTCATTACCGCACAGCAGCAGGAGTCGGATGAGGTACTAGGTCTGGAACTTGGCGCGGTCGACTTCATCAGCAAACCCATCAATCCAATCATTGTTAGAGCCCGTGTGCGAACACACCTGACCCTGAAACTACAGAACGATCTACTGCGTTCCATGGCATTAATGGATGGCCTTACTGGAGTGGCTAATCGACGCAAATTCGATGAGGACATATTGGCGGATTGGCGCCAGTGCTTTCGAGAGCAAAAGCCGCTGTCGCTCATCATGGTGGATGTTGACTTTTTCAAACGCTACAACGACCAATATGGGCACCAGGCTGGAGATAGCTGCTTGAAATCTGTTGCCCAAGCGTTATCTGAAACGGTTAGACGCCCGGCGTTTTTCAAGGTAGTTGTCGCGTCAACCGTCTAA
- a CDS encoding IS3 family transposase (programmed frameshift) has product MPYYSSERRAALLKMLLPPLNLSMAEVSRREGVSEMSLSNWRKQLSSEGSAVSENKQSTQNWSAETKFAVVLEAAGLSEIDLGEYCRRKGLYPEQITAWRQAFITGQKSEKAQQKDDREQSRKDKKRIQELERELRRKDKALAETAALLVLRKKPQRLLGDERQRGQLTSLPERQLLVAWLGSAVAAGARKIRACREIGLSLRTLQRWTETDVIQADARTTVTRPTPRNALTEAERQTIVALCNSPAYAHLPPSQIVPRLADQGRYLASEATLYRVLRATGQQQHRGRSQRPKRYAAPTTHAAKAPNQVWSWDITYLPSPIRGKYYYLYLIEDIYSRKAVGWEVYDAESGEKAAALLQRSVIGEQCLHEPLVLHSDNGAPMKSVTLLSKMYELGITPSRGRPRVSNDNPYSESLFRTLKYCPQWPQDGFASLDAARAWVRDFMRWYNNEHRHSRIRFVTPAERHRGLDHQVLARRHELYEQAKEQKPERWSGRTRNWEPIGTVLLNPDREQQVEKRAA; this is encoded by the exons GTGCCGTATTATTCATCTGAACGCAGAGCCGCATTACTCAAGATGCTGCTTCCCCCGCTGAACCTGTCGATGGCCGAGGTTTCCCGGCGCGAAGGGGTCAGCGAAATGTCTTTGTCCAACTGGCGCAAGCAGCTCAGTTCTGAAGGAAGTGCAGTGTCCGAAAACAAGCAATCGACTCAGAACTGGTCAGCCGAAACCAAGTTTGCTGTCGTCCTTGAAGCCGCCGGTTTGTCCGAGATCGACCTGGGCGAGTATTGCCGCCGCAAAGGCCTTTACCCCGAGCAAATCACGGCCTGGCGACAAGCCTTCATCACCGGCCAGAAATCGGAAAAGGCCCAGCAAAAAGACGATCGGGAGCAGTCTCGCAAAGATAAGAAACGCATCCAGGAACTTGAGCGCGAACTGCGTCGCAAAGACAAGGCGCTCGCTGAAACAGCCGCGTTGTTGGTGCTGCGAAAAAAGC CTCAACGACTACTGGGGGACGAACGACAACGAGGACAACTAACGTCTTTGCCAGAGCGCCAGTTGCTCGTTGCCTGGCTAGGTAGCGCGGTCGCGGCAGGCGCCAGAAAAATCAGAGCCTGCCGGGAAATCGGTCTATCGCTGCGGACTTTGCAGCGATGGACTGAAACAGACGTTATCCAGGCCGATGCCCGAACGACTGTCACACGGCCAACGCCGCGCAATGCGCTGACCGAGGCTGAGCGACAAACGATCGTGGCGCTGTGCAACAGCCCTGCGTATGCCCACCTGCCGCCGAGCCAGATCGTGCCGCGCCTGGCCGATCAAGGGCGCTATCTGGCGTCGGAGGCGACGCTTTATCGCGTCTTGCGAGCAACGGGTCAACAGCAACATCGAGGCCGTAGTCAGCGCCCCAAGCGGTACGCAGCACCGACAACGCATGCGGCCAAAGCGCCCAATCAGGTGTGGTCCTGGGACATCACGTACCTGCCGTCGCCGATACGCGGCAAGTATTACTACCTCTATCTGATCGAGGATATTTACAGCCGCAAGGCCGTGGGCTGGGAGGTCTACGACGCGGAAAGCGGCGAGAAAGCCGCCGCGCTGCTGCAACGCAGCGTGATCGGCGAGCAGTGTTTACATGAACCGCTGGTGCTGCACTCGGACAACGGAGCGCCGATGAAATCGGTGACGCTGTTGAGCAAGATGTACGAACTGGGCATCACGCCCTCGCGGGGCCGACCGCGGGTCAGCAACGACAATCCCTACTCGGAGTCGCTGTTTAGAACACTGAAATACTGCCCGCAATGGCCGCAAGATGGCTTTGCCAGTTTGGACGCTGCACGAGCGTGGGTGAGGGATTTCATGCGCTGGTACAACAACGAGCACCGGCATAGCCGTATCCGGTTCGTCACGCCGGCTGAGCGGCATCGAGGACTGGACCATCAGGTCTTGGCCCGGCGACATGAGCTGTACGAACAAGCCAAGGAGCAAAAGCCGGAACGGTGGTCGGGTCGAACACGTAACTGGGAACCGATCGGCACCGTGCTGTTGAACCCGGATCGAGAGCAGCAGGTCGAGAAAAGAGCGGCATAG
- a CDS encoding PAS domain S-box protein — MRVRKHKFFALSRGVAITLVVGLGASILGGWILERINEQQAQDAIAAATEEAAELVLTRLDLYQYGLRGARGAVLTAGEHGISREVFGQYHKTRDLAAEFPGASALGFIRRVSERDEREFLKYARTDGKADFSIRQFSPHSGERYVVQYVEPAEGNQAAIGLDIASETARREAAQSSIQSGVARITGPITLIQDTAKPQQSFLVLMPIFRGGETPATAVDRETAAFGWSYVVLQTEQVLKGLRIENEAVHLRLRDITVPGQEKLFYESTDDSASRETLMTHQLEREVYGRRWQIELGAHPLFIQRLHQVSPTVVLLMGGLLTLLLATLTSVVSVSRQRRRQILAEQARLAAIVESSVDGIIGKTLDGIVTNWNKGAEHLFGYTAEEAVGQTLVSLVVPEELVAEEAHILARIRAGENITGFDTQRRRKDGRLIDISASISPIKGEGGRVVGVSKTLRDISAKKVAEARILELNSNLEEQVAQRTSELRHLNLLLGTVLRSATEVSIIATDLDGVIRVFNKGAEHLLGYHADELLGQNTPESIHVPEELAARSVELSEEYAQAIDGFRVFTHKPELEGAETREWTYIRKDGSRFPVTLVVTSMRDDEGKLSGYLGIAVDITERKAAERELAASLQTTQQQRSELMAIHDQLLMAAEVAELGVWSWTLADNALQWNDRMFEFYGQPLTLRNNGLDYEHWYSRVHPEDAVAAAEKLSAAVEGSGVYDTTFRVVRPDGQIRFIQAGAQVERSPSGAALRVTGINRDITSQRELESNLLYAKEQADTASAAKSSFLANMSHEIRTPMNAVLGMLQLVQNTDLNGRQLDYVTKAQSAAKSLLGLLNDILDYSKIEAGKLQLDVHPFELESLMRDLAVVLAGNQGQKEVEVMFDLDSNLPNDLIGDSLRLQQVLINLAGNALKFTLEGQIVVSVEQLMRTENSVRLRIAVSDTGIGINPEQLQRIFEGFTQAEASTTRRFGGTGLGLVICKRLVSLMGGELQVESQQGRGSRFWFDITLDVAPSSLLRSDSPGVDVSIRILVVDDNAMAGELLLRTVHALGWEADHVSGGTQAVEWVKNAQARGEAYDVVLMDWRMSDMDGLSAAQLIRQQGNGVPPPMVIMITAYGREVLADANEMGDAPFVGFLTKPVTPKQLADAVQRALNGKGLAQSLPSKSTVDRPQRLAGLRLLVVEDNMLNRQVADELLTGEGARVTLAEGGLEGVSRVMAESVPFDVVLMDIQMPDIDGLEATRRIRSNPRFAALPIVAMTANASNTDREACLAAGMNEHVGKPIDLEQLVATLLFQVGLEDRKASPGSGQADTGEGVIESRASIISRFGGDLDLIRNVLRNFGPALEKLLGRLHDQIQRRDASGAAFVLHSIKGSSGTMGAKAMSLLAGDLEQKLQSADAGSVARIFADSTWFDELSRLLQQSLEQMNVDFGQSPSAQVCDSELMALKQWRESLEEILLLLEAGNLQAIELADALASKTPQSLRPQFDELVVMVQSLDFSAAMPIGRELLRSA, encoded by the coding sequence ATGCGGGTGAGAAAACATAAGTTTTTTGCATTGAGCAGGGGAGTAGCCATCACTCTGGTGGTGGGGTTAGGGGCAAGCATCCTGGGTGGCTGGATCCTCGAACGCATCAACGAACAGCAGGCTCAAGACGCGATCGCCGCGGCTACAGAGGAAGCCGCAGAGCTGGTTTTAACTCGCCTCGATCTTTACCAATACGGATTGCGTGGCGCTCGTGGAGCGGTGCTGACAGCGGGTGAACATGGCATCAGTCGCGAAGTTTTTGGCCAATATCACAAAACGCGCGACCTCGCTGCCGAGTTCCCCGGCGCCAGTGCTTTGGGCTTTATCAGGCGAGTATCGGAGCGCGATGAACGGGAGTTTCTCAAATACGCTCGGACCGATGGCAAAGCCGATTTCTCCATTCGTCAATTCTCACCCCATTCAGGCGAGCGTTACGTTGTCCAGTATGTCGAACCGGCTGAGGGTAACCAGGCTGCAATTGGCTTGGACATAGCGTCGGAAACAGCGCGGCGAGAGGCTGCCCAATCCTCGATACAAAGCGGTGTGGCACGGATAACCGGGCCCATCACTTTGATACAGGACACAGCGAAACCGCAGCAGTCTTTCCTGGTGTTGATGCCCATCTTTCGCGGCGGAGAGACTCCGGCGACCGCTGTTGACCGAGAGACAGCAGCGTTTGGCTGGAGCTATGTCGTGTTGCAGACAGAGCAGGTACTTAAGGGCCTGCGCATAGAAAATGAAGCGGTGCATCTGCGGCTGAGGGATATCACCGTCCCAGGGCAAGAGAAGCTGTTTTATGAAAGCACCGACGATTCGGCCAGCCGTGAAACGCTGATGACCCATCAGTTGGAGCGCGAGGTGTACGGGAGGCGATGGCAAATCGAACTCGGCGCGCACCCGTTGTTCATCCAGCGCCTGCATCAGGTTTCACCAACAGTCGTCCTGTTAATGGGTGGTCTGCTTACTCTTCTACTGGCTACTCTGACGAGTGTCGTGAGTGTCAGCCGTCAACGTCGGCGGCAGATACTCGCCGAACAGGCAAGGCTGGCCGCCATCGTCGAAAGCTCGGTCGATGGCATTATTGGAAAAACACTCGATGGCATCGTCACCAACTGGAACAAGGGGGCCGAACACCTTTTTGGCTATACCGCCGAGGAGGCTGTGGGCCAGACGTTGGTCAGTCTGGTTGTTCCTGAGGAGTTGGTAGCTGAGGAAGCCCATATCCTTGCGCGCATAAGGGCCGGGGAGAATATCACTGGCTTTGATACCCAACGCCGCCGTAAAGATGGCCGGCTGATCGATATCTCCGCCAGCATCTCACCCATTAAGGGCGAGGGTGGTCGCGTGGTTGGAGTCTCCAAGACGTTAAGGGATATCTCGGCGAAAAAAGTAGCAGAAGCCCGAATTCTTGAACTCAATTCAAACCTGGAGGAGCAGGTTGCTCAGCGAACTTCCGAGTTGCGGCATCTCAATCTATTGTTAGGCACTGTGCTGCGCTCGGCCACTGAGGTCTCGATCATTGCGACGGATCTCGATGGCGTTATCCGTGTGTTCAACAAAGGCGCCGAGCATTTGTTGGGCTATCACGCCGATGAGTTGCTGGGTCAAAACACACCTGAATCGATACATGTGCCAGAGGAACTCGCTGCTCGTAGCGTTGAACTGAGCGAGGAGTACGCTCAGGCAATCGATGGTTTCCGTGTGTTTACCCATAAACCTGAGCTTGAAGGTGCAGAAACCCGGGAGTGGACTTACATACGTAAGGACGGCTCGCGGTTTCCTGTCACGCTGGTGGTCACCTCCATGCGTGATGACGAAGGGAAATTGAGCGGCTACCTGGGCATCGCGGTGGACATCACCGAACGTAAAGCGGCGGAAAGGGAGCTGGCTGCGAGCCTGCAGACAACACAGCAACAACGTAGTGAACTGATGGCGATTCATGATCAGTTGCTGATGGCAGCTGAAGTAGCCGAACTGGGCGTCTGGTCATGGACGTTGGCCGACAATGCCTTGCAGTGGAATGATCGCATGTTCGAGTTCTACGGTCAGCCACTGACGTTGCGCAATAATGGTCTGGATTATGAGCACTGGTATTCGCGAGTTCACCCCGAAGATGCGGTGGCAGCGGCTGAAAAGCTGAGTGCCGCAGTCGAGGGGAGTGGTGTGTACGACACCACTTTTCGTGTCGTTCGCCCGGACGGCCAGATCCGCTTCATACAGGCAGGCGCGCAGGTCGAACGCAGTCCGAGCGGTGCGGCTTTGCGTGTGACGGGTATCAATCGGGATATAACCTCCCAGCGCGAGCTGGAGTCAAATCTGCTGTATGCCAAGGAACAGGCCGACACCGCGAGTGCAGCCAAATCGTCGTTCCTGGCCAACATGAGCCACGAAATACGCACGCCGATGAACGCCGTGCTGGGCATGTTGCAGTTGGTGCAGAACACTGACCTGAATGGTCGTCAACTCGACTATGTGACCAAAGCACAGTCCGCTGCGAAATCACTGCTGGGCTTGCTCAATGACATCCTTGATTACTCCAAGATTGAGGCTGGCAAGCTGCAACTCGACGTTCACCCATTCGAACTCGAATCGCTCATGCGTGACCTCGCCGTTGTGCTGGCCGGCAACCAGGGCCAGAAAGAAGTCGAGGTCATGTTCGACCTGGACTCCAATCTACCTAACGACCTGATAGGCGATAGCCTGCGGCTGCAACAGGTGCTGATCAACCTGGCGGGTAACGCCCTCAAGTTCACCCTGGAAGGCCAGATCGTGGTCAGCGTCGAGCAACTGATGCGCACGGAAAACTCCGTGAGATTGCGCATCGCTGTTTCTGATACAGGTATCGGTATCAACCCGGAGCAACTTCAGCGCATTTTTGAAGGATTCACTCAGGCCGAGGCTTCAACCACCCGCCGCTTTGGCGGCACCGGTCTGGGCTTGGTGATCTGTAAGCGGTTGGTCAGCTTGATGGGCGGTGAACTTCAGGTGGAGAGCCAGCAGGGTAGGGGAAGTCGCTTCTGGTTCGATATCACCCTGGATGTAGCGCCCAGTTCGCTGCTGAGATCTGACAGCCCTGGAGTCGATGTGTCCATACGGATACTGGTAGTCGACGACAACGCCATGGCGGGTGAATTGCTGTTGCGAACCGTTCATGCATTAGGGTGGGAGGCCGACCACGTGAGTGGTGGCACGCAAGCAGTGGAATGGGTGAAAAACGCCCAAGCGAGAGGCGAAGCCTACGACGTGGTACTGATGGACTGGCGGATGTCCGATATGGATGGCCTGAGCGCTGCTCAATTGATCCGTCAGCAGGGCAACGGCGTACCTCCTCCAATGGTCATTATGATTACCGCTTACGGCCGTGAAGTGCTGGCCGACGCAAACGAGATGGGAGACGCTCCCTTCGTGGGGTTTCTCACCAAGCCTGTCACGCCCAAGCAGTTAGCCGACGCTGTTCAGCGAGCACTCAACGGCAAAGGCCTTGCGCAGTCACTCCCGTCCAAGTCAACTGTTGACAGGCCGCAGCGTCTAGCCGGGCTGCGGCTATTGGTGGTGGAAGACAACATGCTTAATCGACAGGTTGCCGATGAGTTACTGACAGGGGAAGGCGCTCGAGTGACGCTGGCTGAAGGTGGGCTGGAAGGGGTGAGCAGGGTGATGGCTGAGAGTGTGCCCTTCGACGTCGTGTTGATGGATATCCAGATGCCGGATATTGATGGCTTGGAGGCGACCCGTCGCATTCGATCGAATCCACGCTTTGCAGCGCTGCCGATTGTGGCGATGACCGCGAATGCCTCCAATACCGACCGTGAGGCCTGTCTTGCTGCGGGGATGAATGAGCATGTCGGCAAGCCCATCGATCTGGAACAACTCGTGGCAACATTGCTTTTTCAAGTGGGCCTTGAGGATCGCAAGGCATCTCCAGGCTCGGGCCAAGCCGATACAGGAGAAGGCGTGATCGAGTCGCGTGCATCAATCATTAGTCGCTTTGGTGGCGACCTCGATTTGATCCGCAACGTGCTGCGTAACTTTGGCCCCGCGCTAGAAAAACTGCTTGGCCGGTTGCACGATCAGATCCAGCGGCGAGACGCATCGGGGGCAGCTTTCGTGCTCCATTCCATTAAAGGCAGCAGCGGCACCATGGGTGCCAAGGCGATGTCGCTACTGGCCGGCGATCTGGAGCAAAAACTACAATCCGCAGATGCAGGGTCTGTAGCGCGCATCTTTGCTGACTCAACATGGTTTGATGAGTTGAGCAGATTACTGCAACAAAGCCTTGAGCAGATGAATGTCGACTTTGGTCAGAGCCCGAGCGCACAGGTCTGTGACTCCGAATTGATGGCGCTCAAGCAATGGCGAGAATCCCTTGAGGAGATTTTGCTGTTGCTGGAAGCGGGCAACCTTCAAGCCATAGAGCTGGCAGACGCATTGGCGTCAAAAACGCCGCAATCCCTGCGCCCACAGTTCGACGAACTGGTTGTTATGGTGCAGTCGCTAGACTTTTCCGCTGCGATGCCGATTGGTCGTGAACTGTTGAGATCTGCCTGA